One genomic region from Aphanothece sacrum FPU1 encodes:
- a CDS encoding SDR family NAD(P)-dependent oxidoreductase — MAKDCENLNCKVNVYSVDLTNTSELTKTLNLIKQETPIVDVLINNAGYDPRYPLLEMSEEEWNHLFQLNVVHYFITCRELLPDMIKAGGGSIIMTSSHVFWIAKPDMIAYNTTKAAVIV; from the coding sequence ATAGCAAAAGATTGTGAAAATTTGAACTGTAAAGTTAATGTCTATTCCGTAGATTTAACTAATACTTCAGAACTGACAAAGACCTTAAATTTAATCAAACAAGAAACTCCCATTGTTGATGTTTTAATTAATAATGCAGGGTATGATCCAAGATATCCTTTATTAGAGATGTCTGAAGAAGAATGGAATCATTTATTTCAATTAAATGTTGTCCATTATTTTATTACTTGTCGTGAACTTTTACCTGATATGATTAAAGCCGGTGGTGGTAGTATTATTATGACAAGTTCTCATGTTTTTTGGATTGCTAAACCCGATATGATCGCCTATAACACTACAAAAGCAGCAGTCATTGTTTAG